DNA sequence from the Pungitius pungitius chromosome 3, fPunPun2.1, whole genome shotgun sequence genome:
TCCATTATTCTTCGAAGGCAGAACATCTATGCAAGAGAGGGACCACACAGGCTGAAACATTGAAAGCAGCACTTTGGGgaacacacattttatttaactgATCATTACGGACTTCTTCTGGAGgtcacatttattttcctcaccAAGAATAAAAGTTTTTATGAACAGAGGAAGATGAAATCATAAAAAAAGGTAGCATCAATATTTACACATATTTGAAGaaaatccttttaaaaagtGTGACCTGATATCgagaagctcacacacacacacacacacacacacacacacacacacaatagtttAAAAGGGGgtttagtttacaaaataaCCAAATGGCACCATGTGTTTAATGTATGTAAACGTtagcacacacaagcaaactaGAATTTCCAGCAGCCAGTAACACACAATATATTCATAGCACAACAAAACTAGAGAGCTGGACAAAACCAAAGGTTATTTCCTTTCCATTTGCTAGCATGCAATAACCACCAGCAGCCACCGTTGATGCTCTTTTCCACAAATCTTAACGGCAGGAGCAGCAAATCCAGTCAGTTTTTCACAGGAGACTTTTTTGACACGTCACAAAAAGAGGTGAAGTAAATGGTGTTAATAATCAATTTATGATCACTGGATTCCATTTAACATGTTAGATAATTGATTGTGCCAAAAAGGACACCTCCTTGcctttttgcatttcatttgtttgcattgtgtaGTCTGTACTGAATGCAAAGTCAATTTATCCGCCGAACCCTGTTACACTGTccacaaagtgtttttgttgcctGAACCTAAACTGCTTCATGGTGACAATGTGGAGTCAATATAGCCTGATGTTAAAAGTAACCAAAAAGAAGCAGAGTATGCATTAGGTCgctatgattgacaggtcgatGCTTATAACAGAGCTGTGTATGGTGTCTATACGGCACTTTCTCTCATTCCAAATACTGTAACTTCTGACAAAACGACAACATAATGGCGGCCCTTATCCCAGACAACTAAAGGCTTCAATGACTACTTCCACTTCTAGTATATTGATTACTATGGAATTGAAATGTCTGCAGGGAAAAATAGACAACATAGCGTTTAAAATTCGCAGACAAATATACAAAGTCTCAAGCATTACGGTGTAAACTATATTTTAACACACATtgacaaacaaaacatcaatACCATAAAAATTCTGTGGTCTCGTTTTTGGATTTTGGAGGCTAAACTATACAAACAAGCGCCCATgacgtagaaaaaaaaatggcacgaATTTAGTGCAAGAATGCAGAGCAATTCTGATCCCtttctttcaaaaaaacatttctacaaAAGGTAAGATGTTTTGCATTCACAGCCTAGCATTTTATGTTTAATACTGCactttgtgtgcatttgtgtactaaaacatttcatttaaaacaaatgtgttcaAGACAAACAAGCTATACAGATCTTAGATTTTATCATTGTGGCGTCTTTTCTGTCCCATTCCCCATTTCATGAAGACATCATAAGGCACTGCTATATCATTTTGGTCATAAATATGACAGCCCTCTCTCTCAGTCTTGTCCTTGGCCAGATTTTAAGTCAGAAATGCTaaggatgagtgtgtgtgtgtgtgtgtgtgtgtgtgtgaggaacctgatttaaaaaataaacagttgcTGATGCAATTCACATTCTGGGTTGTTTTCAGTATTAGATTTACTCCTGAAACTAGTAAAAATCGTACgtattcttctctctctttcaaatggtcctcctctcagtggcCCTGATGGTCTTTGtgcagctgcattctctctttctccacttGGAGGCGTTCTCTCTCAATCTGAAGTCTGCCTGCCTCAAACTTAAAAAACTGCAGCCTCTCTTTCTCAAGATGCAGCCTCTCCTTCTCTAGTCTTATCCTCTCCGTCTCCAGATCCACTACGGGCATCCAGCCTTTACCTTCTCTATCCCTCTCCCTCTGGCCTTCATGACCGGTAGTTAAGGAagacgtggaggaggaaggcggGCACTGTTGCGGCGGGACGTAAAAAGAGGAGTTGACCTGCTCTGATTGGCCGAGCAGCAGAAGTCTCAGCCGTTCCCTCTCTATCTGCAACcgctctctctccagctgcagccTTTCCCGGTCCACCTCCATCTGGCGGAGTCGCTCCTTCTCCACCGCCAGGCGCTCCTTCTCCACCGCCAGGCGCTCGGTCTCCACGGCCAGGCGCTGTTTTTCCAGCTCCAGTCGCTGTCTCTCGAAGGCAACCAGGAGGCCCGTCCCGGGGCTGTCGTGGTGGCTCTGTGCAGCCGCGGCGTGGCCCGGCGTCGCCGTCGGGCCGGCCTGGAGTCCTCTGCTGGTGGTCGAGGTCGGAGCCTTTGAGGAGCCCAGCGTGTCCAAGTGGTGGTGGGGGTAGACGTCCCCGTGGGACTCAATGTCGtcgaggagggagggaatatCGTCTTCGTCTAATTCTTCGTCTCCCATGTCGCCATCAGCGTCCAGCtacgggagagagagggagactctTAACGTGCTGTGCACCGTTTGCATGTTTGGGTTACACTCCGTGAGAGAGTCTCGGATATGAGGCACACGATGAATGGGATATTTGGGGGGAAATGCAGGAACCAGCGTTTGTGGAAATTGACCAATTGAGACAAAAATCATGGAATCGGCCTCTGCAGCGTTGTATTTTGTGTGGGATTTTTCAAATTGAGTACACTGAATACAGATGAGGCTCAACACCATAGTTACTATGGAGGATTGTTTGGCTGATATCATGCAGACTGGATACACCTTAATTATACTGAgatggtgtgggagtatttgtTTTTTGAGAATATTTGTGGAAGACTGCACACATGCTGATTTTATCCgtgaacacatttaaatataattgaatAAAAAGTAGCATTTACATGTCAAGTTAGAATAAATCATAATGAATTAACGGTTCCCGTAAAATTTTTACCTTGTGGACCCAAATGAGCCCAATCAAAAGGACGGCTTAACGAGAGCCACTTGAGCTACAACATCTGCTGGCATCATCACTGTGCGAGGTTTAACATCACTACCTCTGCCAATGAGGGTATTAATtaaacaaatgaacacattagAAGATATTTGCATCTCAATATAGGCCACTTGTCTCAATTTGAACACCCTCTTCATCAAAAAACCTGAAGGTGTTTGAAACAATAAATGTGTCCTCATTTACATGCTCATTTAATTGATGGACTCGGAGGTTCAATTTGCATGTCTAATCTACAGTTATTCTACAGGCCCAGGCACCAATGTGTGCTTCATGATGAGTTCTGATCCTTACTCTGTATTCACTGACATCGTCCTCCATCTTCACCCCCGGAGGTGCACCCGCGGCCTGCCCATTCGGCTCGCCGAGAGACGCCAGCTCCGGCCAGTCGCAGTGACAATCCTTCGAGAGGCACGAGAGGTCGAGCAGCTGGTCGCACCCGGATCCCAAGGAAGCCGCCTCATGCTCAGAGGAGGACTGGTCGTACTCAGTCTTCGGGGCGGcagacgacgaggaggaggaggggaaagagggCTCCGCCcgaagctgttttctcttcacCAGTGCACGCCAGTCCAGGTATCGGCGCTTCACCTGCAAAGGAAATTGGGAAGGAAAGGTAGTGGTGTTTTAACGGTTTGTATATATATCTACATGCACGTAAAAATATCAAATGATGATTGAAGTACCTCAGCGGCAGTGCGcagctccccctcccccagtgaATTAACACCTTGAGCCACTTCCTCCCAGGCCTGTCTCTTCAGCTCGTTAATGGCGGTGTTCTGATTGCAGacgcagagagaagagaagaaaacacaacaactgaATTGTTTTATTCTTACAATCTCCACCACGGCTGTTTGACAGGACAAAGTTCTCGTACATCTGTGTGAACAATGCAGGTTCCTGTTAGAATAACAGAACTGTTGGTTTTTTAAGAAAAAGCCTTACATGTATAACAAAAATGGTTCTCTATTGTACAGCCAAAAGATATTTTTATGTATTTGGCactatacatttattttcacacataTGGTACATCAGTTAACATacatcaaaacatttgcaaCAAGGATCCCGTATGTGGATCCCTGTGTGAGTCTGGTGATAGTAAtggaaattatgaatatatatatatataaatatatatatatatatattaaatgtgcctttctgcttttttgtgtgttttgtatgtaaaaaattaaaaaactgaTTCTGAAAACtattttcacatattttacaaGAGGTTAAAACTGACTTAAAAGGAAGGAATAAGTGGATAAGTGATGTTTGTGAAGAGATCGCTACCTGCTGTCTGGAGAACAACACGTCAGTCCTCTTGTGGATTTCCCtgatgagtgtttgtgtttctctcacGCTGTAgttgctcttcctcttcctcttcagatGCTTCACTTGCAGGAAATCCAGCTTGGCAGCAAGCAGGGGACAGAAACcccagagacagagggagacaaagagacaactggggagggggggggggcaagcagaCAGGGCAGGTGTAAGTATGGGTGGAGCaatggagaagaaagaaagtgagGGTGAGTGTgtaaaaagagagggagagagagagagagatcacagGTCAGAGTAAAGGGGGGTGTgatttccttcaaaatcacaGTGGTTTTGATCAGGGAGGAATCCCTCGGTGGCTCAGGTATTCTCAGGTATTCCCGTATTCCCTGGAAAAGCCTTCCGCCTGGGAGACCGATGCCAGTTGTTATACTAGCTGCTGGCTCTGTGATGCCATGTGggggagaagtgtgtgtgaagtttgcaaaGGTCACACCTGGTTGGCTGGAGGATTAAATCATCAGAGGTAGGTCTTCACATTTCCCAGCGGCGGGATCCGTTTCGCCTTGATGTGATCCGGATTTGATGCAGCCGATGCCACAGAATAACAAGACGAGACTTGCAGGGTTTTCCGCCTTTATTCCCCGATCCGTACCGCTGCCAGGTGAGCACGCACAGGTAGAGAAGCATCACAGGCCGAAGGGACTCCGCGGTCTTCCTGCATGTGAATCAGAGGTTGTCGCCAAAGAAATAGTGCagatgtttacatttgtttgcaGCGCATAATCAACAAAATCTTATTCGATGGCTACTTCTTAAAATGGGTTACTATAATATCGACCTCATATCTATCGGCTGACGacactgaaataataaaagcacacGTGTAGCCTTTGCAGGTTTATTGGAAGTATATTTGAGatgtgcttttcttcttttagccGTCGCGTAGACAAAACACTTGGAAGCAGTATGTGCTTCTCGGTTATGTCCTTATGTATCTCTAAAATATGTCGGGTTAAaaaatatcgtttttttttttggaacgcTAAGCTATGAGACAAGGTTTTTTGACCAAACGTTTCTTCATCAACATCAGAAATGTAACGTAATCCCGTGCGTACCCTATCAAAACACCCCCTCCAATCAAACATTATGTGCCATATATTGTGAAGACAACTCACCTTACACTCACAAATGTACCGTAATCAAAACAACATCGTAGATGTACAATTTAATGGTGCTTTCAGGTATAACCcgcaaaaaaacacatcacgtAATCGAAACAGTTAATATGCCGGTCTCCGTGGAAATCTAATCAAATtacgtgaagaaaaaaatatgccCGCCAAAAATATATTGATTTTCACTACACAGCACAGCACTatctttaaatgttgtttaaaaggACACATGCGATTTACTTTCAAGGATGATCTTCAggtaagagttttttttttttaagttgcacGATTGACTTACACCAGCTTCATGGTCAATATGCATCAGGGTCTCCCATATGTTTCGGGTATCAACAAATGTTAATATTCCTTGATATCAAAACGCGTTTcctttacaataaaaaaaaaaaatttacaaTATTCCCAAGAACACCTGAAGGTGTCGTAAACTGTGTATCGTTACCACTGCTCCTATTGGTCAGTTATCCACCGCGCCCACTTATGACGACATCAAATCTCTTCTCATTTCTTCCGGCTTTCTCTGCACGCTCAGCGCTGTCATACACAAAACCTCTGACGGAATTTCTTGTATTAGTTTCCTCCAGTCATGCACTGCGCAGGGCAACCACCGTCAAAGTAGTAAAGCATCAGATACAACTTGTccggagttttttttattattattcattcataccTTACGTGCTAACGCgcgatgctaacgttagcacaaaCTTGAGATGTGGTGAAGTCCACATGACCAGACGCAGGTGACGCGAAGATGGGCTCTGTTCGCTGGGCTTTTCGCTGCGGGTCGTGGACACCAACCAGGCCCGACTGGCTTTTCGCTGCTCGTTGCGTTCAGCGAGAGGAGAAGGACAGGATCGGACAGTTTGTGTTCGCCAGGGATGCCAAGTCCGCCATGGTGAGTGACAGTAAAACAGTGACGGCTTATTTATCAGACCTCCACCCAACCTGCATCCTTTTCCCCCCTTCCAGTTATATTTATGTGTCACTCCGTTACCTCCCCAGGCTGGAAGGTTGTTGCTGAGGAAATTTGTGCATGATAGGATTGGGATCCCTTGGTCGGAGATCACACTTGAGCGATCCCCCAGAGGAAAACCGTACCTGGCAACACCAATGAAGGTCcataccattattgttactattTTACGTAAATGGGTCTCCATACAGACACAAAGGATATGTGGGTGTGATGCACAGCATGAGGTTGTAATGACTTGGCCATCAGTGGGGGACTGATGATTGTGGAGACAAGTTGATGCACCTAAACTTTAATGGCGGAAATAAAGCTTACATAGTATTTTATATGTTTGAGTCACCAGACCTCACTTTGCTCAGGTGAATTTgtgtatattattatttttgatatAACTTAGGCACGGGTAATATTGGAGCTCATGACACAAAATGTAATGTGCTCTGACttgactttttgtgttttgaaacaTGGCATAGCTTTCCTCACTATAATACCTTTCTTGAATTGAAAATAGCCACTTTGATTATTGTCTTTCTTTTGTCATCCAGGTCGGTCCAGATTCCCTTCCCGAGACGCCGTCCTGGAGTTTTAACTTGTCCCACCAGGGAGACTACGCGGTGCTCGCTGCAGAGCAGGGCATGCAGGTGGGGGTGGATATCATGAAGATCACAATGCCAGGTAAAATGATAAAAAGGGTAAAAGCTGAAGCAGCATTGGCAATATCAACAGAAAAGTGCACATACTTTGACACCACAGGATGTTGTACTGTCAACTAGGACCTAGGAAAAAATACCAAGCAGGCTGAAAAGTTTTTACAAGAGGATATTTTCTCTCAAATAGTTAAACTTGACGTAAGGATTTGAGttactgacaaaaaaaactaaacacacattgtcacagacacacaagaaaagaaacaaatataatGAATGATTGCCATCAGAATCTTGAGTTCTCAGTCAGTTTCTGTTTTTCAGAAGAAGCCATTTTTATTGccaagtattattattatcagttaGTTATGTTGATATCTCTGTAATGTGAGACTTTCcaataattatttaaatgaatcatGCCAAAAGCTTGAAGATTAAACTATAAAATAACTATAAAATTGTCAGctgttcatttcattcattccacTCAAATCTattataactagaaaatgcatttcc
Encoded proteins:
- the msantd4 gene encoding LOW QUALITY PROTEIN: myb/SANT-like DNA-binding domain-containing protein 4 (The sequence of the model RefSeq protein was modified relative to this genomic sequence to represent the inferred CDS: substituted 1 base at 1 genomic stop codon), with amino-acid sequence MASQSLFVSLCLWGFCPLLAAKLDFLQVKHLKRKRKSNYSVRETQTLIREIHKRTDVLFSRQQNTAINELKRQAWEEVAQGVNSLGEGELRTAAEVKRRYLDWRALVKRKQLRAEPSFPSSSSSSAAPKTEYDQSSSEHEAASLGSGCDQLLDLSCLSKDCHCDWPELASLGEPNGQAAGAPPGVKMEDDVSEYRLDADGDMGDEELDEDDIPSLLDDIESHGDVYPHHHLDTLGSSKAPTSTTSRGLQAGPTATPGHAAAAQSHHDSPGTGLLVAFERQRLELEKQRLAVETERLAVEKERLAVEKERLRQMEVDRERLQLERERLQIERERLRLLLLGQSEQVNSSFYVPPQQCPPSSSTSSLTTGHEGQRERDREGKGWMPVVDLETERIRLEKERLHLEKERLQFFKFEAGRLQIERERLQVEKERMQLHKDHQGHXEEDHLKEREEYASYEDNDHHDDEDAAIITFITITIIIMIN